A single genomic interval of Juglans regia cultivar Chandler chromosome 1, Walnut 2.0, whole genome shotgun sequence harbors:
- the LOC108990485 gene encoding U-box domain-containing protein 28-like, translating to MVRDDLYITVPSFFRCPISLDVMKSPVSLCTGVTYDRSSIQRWLDNGNNTCPATMQVLHSKEFVPNRTLQRLIQIWSDSVRNNKTGSAESTPSLEQVQDLIKELQSKTRDGNSNKPISESLSKIVTFARESEENRKFLAKMDGFIVTLLQFLGNASDGACKNIDFLEQVVVVLELVLSKNEDHHKLTNSMLKSDLGCLASLLHVLQQGRTDSRIASVRILETVANDAESKLLIAEKDGLLSEMLKLITPENDPALIEASLRCLIRISITKRVKSKLVHLGTIKTLAKLVSDSSSSVTVTEKVLKLLETMSSCKEGRWEICENRVCVEALVQRVLKVSSATTEHAVTILWSVCYLFRDERAQEAVARANGPTKILLLMQSNCSPSVRQMSADLLKIFRVNSKSCLSSYHTKTTHIMPF from the coding sequence ATGGTGAGGGACGACCTGTACATCACGGTGCCCAGTTTCTTTAGGTGCCCTATCTCGCTCGACGTTATGAAGTCCCCGGTGAGCCTGTGCACCGGAGTCACCTACGACCGCTCCAGTATTCAACGCTGGCTCGACAACGGCAACAACACCTGCCCGGCCACCATGCAAGTCCTCCACAGCAAGGAGTTCGTACCCAACCGCACCCTCCAGCGCCTCATCCAGATCTGGTCTGACTCAGTCCGCAACAACAAAACCGGTTCGGCCGAGTCGACTCCCTCGCTCGAGCAAGTACAGGACCTAATCAAGGAGCTGCAGAGCAAAACCAGGGACGGCAATAGCAACAAACCTATCTCCGAGTCCTTATCGAAAATTGTTACTTTTGCGAGAGAATCGGAGGAAAACCGGAAGTTTCTCGCGAAAATGGACGGCTTCATTGTCACGCTCCTTCAATTTCTCGGCAATGCCAGTGACGGGGCATGTAAAAACATCGATTTTCTTGAACAAGTGGTCGTTGTTTTGGAGTTGGTACTAAGCAAAAACGAAGACCACCATAAGCTCACGAATTCGATGCTAAAAAGCGACCTCGGTTGCTTGGCTTCGCTGCTTCACGTTTTGCAACAAGGGAGAACCGATTCCAGAATCGCATCGGTTAGGATTTTAGAAACCGTCGCAAACGACGCCGAGTCGAAACTCCTGATCGCCGAAAAGGACGGATTATTGTCCGAAATGCTAAAACTAATCACTCCAGAGAACGATCCGGCTCTAATTGAAGCCAGTCTTAGATGCTTGATCCGGATATCGATAACCAAACGCGTCAAATCCAAATTAGTCCACCTCGGCACAATCAAAACATTGGCAAAACTCGTATCAGATTCGAGTTCGAGCGTGACGGTGACGGAGAAGGTGTTGAAGCTACTCGAAACGATGTCTTCCTGTAAAGAAGGGAGGTGGGAGATATGCGAGAACAGGGTGTGCGTGGAGGCGTTAGTGCAGAGGGTCCTGAAAGTATCGAGTGCGACGACGGAGCACGCGGTGACGATACTTTGGAGCGTGTGTTATCTGTTCCGGGATGAACGCGCCCAGGAGGCGGTAGCGAGGGCGAACGGGCCAACGAAGATTCTCCTGCTGATGCAGAGCAATTGCTCGCCTTCGGTTCGCCAAATGTCGGCCGATTTGCTCAAAATATTTCGGGTGAATTCCAAGTCCTGCCTTTCCAGCTACCATACTAAGACCACCCATATCATGCCcttctga